Proteins from a single region of Nomia melanderi isolate GNS246 chromosome 11, iyNomMela1, whole genome shotgun sequence:
- the PpV gene encoding protein phosphatase V: protein MSDIDKWIEIAKQCKYLPEHDLKKLCDIVCDLLLEESNIQPVSTPVTVCGDIHGQFYDLEELFRNGGSVPDTNYIFLGDFVDRGYYSLETFTRLLTLKAKWSDRITLLRGNHESRQITHVYGFYDECQNKYGNSNAWKHCCRVFDLLTVAALIDEQVLCVHGGLSPFIRTLDQIRTIDRNQEIPHKGAFCDLVWSDPEDVESWTISPRGAGWLFGSNVTYKFMEMNDLKLICRAHQLVHEGFRYMFNDKLVTVWSAPNYCYRCGNIASILQFTTVDQRRPVLFEAVPDSERVIPSIIPTPYFL, encoded by the exons ATGTCAGACATCGATAAATGGATAGAAATTGCAAAACAGTGCAAATACCTTCCAGAACATGATCTTAAG aaaCTTTGTGACATAGTATGTGACTTATTACTAGAAGAATCTAATATTCAACCAGTGTCCACTCCGGTCACCGTATGCGGAGATATTCACGGCCAG TTTTATGATTTAGAAGAATTATTTCGAAATGGAGGCTCTGTGCCtgatacaaattatatatttctgggAGATTTTGTAGATAGAGGGTATTATAGTTTAGAAACATTTACCCGCCTACTCACACTTAAAGCTAAATGGTCTGATAGAATAACATTGCTCCGTGGAAATCATGAATCCAGGCAAATTACTCACGTTTACGGTTTTTATG ATGAATGTCAAAACAAATATGGCAACTCTAACGCATGGAAACATTGTTGTAGGGTATTCGACTTGCTCACAGTTGCTGCC TTAATCGATGAACAAGTACTTTGTGTACATGGGGGATTATCTCCATTTATTAGAACATTAGATCAAATTAGAACGATCGACAGGAATCAAGAAATACCACATAaag gtgCTTTTTGTGATTTGGTCTGGTCAGATCCAGAAGATGTAGAATCATGGACTATTAGTCCACGTGGAGCTGGCTGGTTATTTGGCAGTAATGTAACATACAAATTTATGGAAATGAATGATCTTAAACTCATTTGTAGGGCTCACCAATTGGTTCATGAgg GATTTAGATACATGTTTAATGATAAACTTGTAACGGTGTGGTCAGCTCCAAATTATTGTTATCGTTGTGGTAACATAGCTAGTATTTTACAGTTCACAACTGTCGATCAAAGACGCCCTGTGCTATTCGAAGCAGTCCCTGATTCGGAAAGAGTAATTCCATCTATAATCCCTACACCATACTTTCTGTGA
- the shi gene encoding dynamin-1 shibire isoform X5, which translates to MAGNTGMEQLIPIVNKLQDAFTQLGVHMQLDLPQIAVVGGQSAGKSSVLENFVGKDFLPRGSGIVTRRPLILQLINSTTEYAEFLHCKGKKFVDFDEVRKEIEAETDRLTGSKKGISNIPINLRVYSPNVLNLTLIDLPGLTKVPVGDQPADIEEQIKSMIFQFIRRENCLILAVTPANTDLANSDALKLAKEVDPEGVRTIGVITKLDLMDDGTDARDILENKLLPLRRGYIGVVNRSQKDIEGRKDIKNALAAERKFFLSHPSYRHLADRLGTPYLQRVLNQQLTNHIRDTLPALRDRLQKQLLALEKDVEQYKHYRPDDPAIKTKAMLQMIQQLQSDFERTIEGSGSAQINTMELSGGAKINRLFHERFPFEIVKMEFDEKELRREIAFAIRNIHGIRVGLFTPDMAFEAIVKKQINRLKEPSLKCVDLVVQELSNVVRICTDRMSRYPRLREETERIITTHIRQREQMCKEQLVLLVDCELAYMNTNHEDFIGFANAAASSHNASAQQSSENAVKSGRHTLGNQVIRKGYMCIHNLGIMKGGSRDYWFVLTSESISWFKDEEEREKKYMLPLDGLKLRDLEQGFMSRRHLFALFNPEGRNVYKDYKQLELSCETQDDVDSWKASFLRAGVYPEKSTEQTNGEGEGGSEAQSSMDPQLERQVETIRNLVDSYMKIVTKTTRDLVPKTIMHLIINNAKDFINGELLAHLYASGDQTSMMEESPEEAQKREEMLRMYHACKEALRIIGDVSMATVSTPVPPPVKNDWLASGENPRLSPPSPGGPRRGVTQPPPLSSSRAPPPVPTGGRPAPAIPNRPGPGGPPPARATPGLPPPLIPSRRQ; encoded by the exons ATGGCAGGGAACACGGGCATGGAACAGTTAATCCCAATCGTGAACAAGCTGCAGGATGCGTTCACACAACTTGGGGTGCACATGCAACTTGATCTACCACAAATCGCGGTGGTAGGTGGTCAGAGCGCTGGAAAAAGTTCCGTTCTCGAGAACTTTGTCGGGAA GGATTTCTTACCCAGAGGATCCGGCATTGTAACCAGAAGACCGCTTATCTTGCAATTGATTAACAGTACAACCG AATATGCCGAATTTCTACATTGTAAAGGTAAAAAGTTTGTGGATTTTGATGAAGTACGGAAGGAAATCGAAGCGGAAACAGATAGACTTACGGGCAGTAAGAAGGGTATTTCCAATATACCTATAAATTTAAGAGTATATTCACCAAATG TTCTGAACCTGACATTGATTGATTTACCTGGTCTTACAAAAGTACCAGTTGGAGATCAGCCAGCAGATATTGAAGAACAAATTAAATCTATGATTTTTCAGTTCATAAGAAGGGAAAATTGTCTCATATTGGCTGTAACTCCAGCAAATACTGATTTAGCGAATAGCGATGCTCTTAAACTTGCTAAAGAAGTAGATCCTGAAG GTGTACGTACAATTGGTGTTATTACAAAATTGGATCTTATGGATGATGGTACCGATGCAAgagatattttggaaaataaactACTCCCCTTAAGGCGAGGTTATATTGGTGTTGTTAATAGAAGTCAGAAAGATATTGAAGGCAGAAAAGATATAAAGAATGCTTTAGCAGCGGAAAGAAAGTTTTTCCTAAG CCATCCATCTTACCGGCATTTAGCAGATAGATTAGGAACACCATACTTGCAACGAGTTTTAAATCAACAGCTGACAAATCATATCAGGGATACTTTACCAGCGTTAAGAGATAGGTTGCAAAAGCAGTTGCTTGCATTGGAAAAGGACGTAGAACAATACAAACATTACAGACCTGATGATCCTGCTATAAAAACAAAGGCTATGTTGCA gATGATACAACAGCTTCAGTCAGATTTTGAAAGGACTATAGAAGGTTCCGGATCTGCGCAAATCAATACAATGGAACTTAGCGGTGGTGCTAAAATTAATAGATTATTCCATGAACGTTTCCCATTTGAAATAGTCAAAATGGAATTTGATGAAAAAGAATTAAGAAGAGAAATTGCATTTGCTATTAGGAACATTCATg GTATCAGGGTAGGACTGTTTACTCCTGACATGGCCTTTGAGGCAATAGTCAAGAAACAAATCAATAGACTCAAAGAACCTAGTCTAAAATGTGTAGACTTAGTTGTACAGGAACTCAGTAATGTTGTACGCATTTGTACAGATAGG ATGTCACGTTATCCTAGATTGAGGGAAGAAACAGAACGAATTATTACCACTCATATTAGGCAGCGTGAGCAGATGTGCAAGGAGCAGTTAGTGCTTTTGGTTGACTGTGAACTTGCTTACATGAATACGAATCATGAAGATTTTATCGGTTTCGCCAA CGCGGCAGCCAGTAGCCATAATGCAAG TGCCCAACAGTCATCGGAAAATGCCGTTAAATCTGGTCGCCATACATTAGGCAATCAAGTAATACGCAAAGGATACATGTGTATTCACAATCTTGGTATAATGAAAGGTGGTTCCAGAGATTATTGGTTTGTCTTAACATCAGAGAGTATTTCTTGGTTCAAGGAtgaagaa GAGCGCGAAAAGAAATATATGCTGCCTTTAGACGGTTTGAAATTGCGTGATTTAGAGCAGGGATTTATGTCTCGGCGTCATTTGTTTGCTTTGTTCAATCCAGAAGGCAGGAatgtttataaggattacaaACAGCTTGAATTGAGTTGTGAAACACAAGATGATGTTGACTCCTGGAAGGCATCATTCCTTAGAGCCGGTGTATATCCCGAAAAATCGACGGAGCAAACAAATGGAGAAGGAGAA GGTGGATCGGAAGCTCAGTCATCTATGGATCCTCAACTGGAGCGTCAAGTGGAAACTATTAGGAATTTAGTAGATTCGTACATGAAGATTGTTACAAAAACTACTCGTGATCTAGTTCCAAAGACTATTATGCATTTGATCATCAATAATGCAAAGGATTTTATTAATGGAGAGTTGTTAGCACACTTGTACGCGAGTGGTGATCag ACTTCAATGATGGAAGAGTCGCCCGAAGAAGCACAAAAACGAGAAGAAATGTTACGCATGTATCATGCGTGCAAAGAAGCACTCCGCATCATTGGGGATGTTTCCATGGCAACGGTTTCTACCCCTGTGCCACCACCAGTGAAAAATGACTGGCTGGCGTCCGGCGAAAACCCAAG
- the shi gene encoding dynamin-1 shibire isoform X3: MAGNTGMEQLIPIVNKLQDAFTQLGVHMQLDLPQIAVVGGQSAGKSSVLENFVGKDFLPRGSGIVTRRPLILQLINSTTEYAEFLHCKGKKFVDFDEVRKEIEAETDRLTGSKKGISNIPINLRVYSPNVLNLTLIDLPGLTKVPVGDQPADIEEQIKSMIFQFIRRENCLILAVTPANTDLANSDALKLAKEVDPEGVRTIGVITKLDLMDDGTDARDILENKLLPLRRGYIGVVNRSQKDIEGRKDIKNALAAERKFFLSHPSYRHLADRLGTPYLQRVLNQQLTNHIRDTLPALRDRLQKQLLALEKDVEQYKHYRPDDPAIKTKAMLQMIQQLQSDFERTIEGSGSAQINTMELSGGAKINRLFHERFPFEIVKMEFDEKELRREIAFAIRNIHGIRVGLFTPDMAFEAIVKKQINRLKEPSLKCVDLVVQELSNVVRICTDRMSRYPRLREETERIITTHIRQREQMCKEQLVLLVDCELAYMNTNHEDFIGFANAAASSHNASAQQSSENAVKSGRHTLGNQVIRKGYMCIHNLGIMKGGSRDYWFVLTSESISWFKDEEEREKKYMLPLDGLKLRDLEQGFMSRRHLFALFNPEGRNVYKDYKQLELSCETQDDVDSWKASFLRAGVYPEKSTEQTNGEGEGGSEAQSSMDPQLERQVETIRNLVDSYMKIVTKTTRDLVPKTIMHLIINNAKDFINGELLAHLYASGDQTSMMEESPEEAQKREEMLRMYHACKEALRIIGDVSMATVSTPVPPPVKNDWLASGENPRLSPPSPGGPRRGVTQPPPLSSSRAPPPVPTGGRPAPAIPNRPGPGGPPPARATPGLPPPLIPSRPVPNIPPRIPDRPYYGRLN; the protein is encoded by the exons ATGGCAGGGAACACGGGCATGGAACAGTTAATCCCAATCGTGAACAAGCTGCAGGATGCGTTCACACAACTTGGGGTGCACATGCAACTTGATCTACCACAAATCGCGGTGGTAGGTGGTCAGAGCGCTGGAAAAAGTTCCGTTCTCGAGAACTTTGTCGGGAA GGATTTCTTACCCAGAGGATCCGGCATTGTAACCAGAAGACCGCTTATCTTGCAATTGATTAACAGTACAACCG AATATGCCGAATTTCTACATTGTAAAGGTAAAAAGTTTGTGGATTTTGATGAAGTACGGAAGGAAATCGAAGCGGAAACAGATAGACTTACGGGCAGTAAGAAGGGTATTTCCAATATACCTATAAATTTAAGAGTATATTCACCAAATG TTCTGAACCTGACATTGATTGATTTACCTGGTCTTACAAAAGTACCAGTTGGAGATCAGCCAGCAGATATTGAAGAACAAATTAAATCTATGATTTTTCAGTTCATAAGAAGGGAAAATTGTCTCATATTGGCTGTAACTCCAGCAAATACTGATTTAGCGAATAGCGATGCTCTTAAACTTGCTAAAGAAGTAGATCCTGAAG GTGTACGTACAATTGGTGTTATTACAAAATTGGATCTTATGGATGATGGTACCGATGCAAgagatattttggaaaataaactACTCCCCTTAAGGCGAGGTTATATTGGTGTTGTTAATAGAAGTCAGAAAGATATTGAAGGCAGAAAAGATATAAAGAATGCTTTAGCAGCGGAAAGAAAGTTTTTCCTAAG CCATCCATCTTACCGGCATTTAGCAGATAGATTAGGAACACCATACTTGCAACGAGTTTTAAATCAACAGCTGACAAATCATATCAGGGATACTTTACCAGCGTTAAGAGATAGGTTGCAAAAGCAGTTGCTTGCATTGGAAAAGGACGTAGAACAATACAAACATTACAGACCTGATGATCCTGCTATAAAAACAAAGGCTATGTTGCA gATGATACAACAGCTTCAGTCAGATTTTGAAAGGACTATAGAAGGTTCCGGATCTGCGCAAATCAATACAATGGAACTTAGCGGTGGTGCTAAAATTAATAGATTATTCCATGAACGTTTCCCATTTGAAATAGTCAAAATGGAATTTGATGAAAAAGAATTAAGAAGAGAAATTGCATTTGCTATTAGGAACATTCATg GTATCAGGGTAGGACTGTTTACTCCTGACATGGCCTTTGAGGCAATAGTCAAGAAACAAATCAATAGACTCAAAGAACCTAGTCTAAAATGTGTAGACTTAGTTGTACAGGAACTCAGTAATGTTGTACGCATTTGTACAGATAGG ATGTCACGTTATCCTAGATTGAGGGAAGAAACAGAACGAATTATTACCACTCATATTAGGCAGCGTGAGCAGATGTGCAAGGAGCAGTTAGTGCTTTTGGTTGACTGTGAACTTGCTTACATGAATACGAATCATGAAGATTTTATCGGTTTCGCCAA CGCGGCAGCCAGTAGCCATAATGCAAG TGCCCAACAGTCATCGGAAAATGCCGTTAAATCTGGTCGCCATACATTAGGCAATCAAGTAATACGCAAAGGATACATGTGTATTCACAATCTTGGTATAATGAAAGGTGGTTCCAGAGATTATTGGTTTGTCTTAACATCAGAGAGTATTTCTTGGTTCAAGGAtgaagaa GAGCGCGAAAAGAAATATATGCTGCCTTTAGACGGTTTGAAATTGCGTGATTTAGAGCAGGGATTTATGTCTCGGCGTCATTTGTTTGCTTTGTTCAATCCAGAAGGCAGGAatgtttataaggattacaaACAGCTTGAATTGAGTTGTGAAACACAAGATGATGTTGACTCCTGGAAGGCATCATTCCTTAGAGCCGGTGTATATCCCGAAAAATCGACGGAGCAAACAAATGGAGAAGGAGAA GGTGGATCGGAAGCTCAGTCATCTATGGATCCTCAACTGGAGCGTCAAGTGGAAACTATTAGGAATTTAGTAGATTCGTACATGAAGATTGTTACAAAAACTACTCGTGATCTAGTTCCAAAGACTATTATGCATTTGATCATCAATAATGCAAAGGATTTTATTAATGGAGAGTTGTTAGCACACTTGTACGCGAGTGGTGATCag ACTTCAATGATGGAAGAGTCGCCCGAAGAAGCACAAAAACGAGAAGAAATGTTACGCATGTATCATGCGTGCAAAGAAGCACTCCGCATCATTGGGGATGTTTCCATGGCAACGGTTTCTACCCCTGTGCCACCACCAGTGAAAAATGACTGGCTGGCGTCCGGCGAAAACCCAAG
- the shi gene encoding dynamin-1 shibire isoform X4 gives MAGNTGMEQLIPIVNKLQDAFTQLGVHMQLDLPQIAVVGGQSAGKSSVLENFVGKDFLPRGSGIVTRRPLILQLINSTTEYAEFLHCKGKKFVDFDEVRKEIEAETDRLTGSKKGISNIPINLRVYSPNVLNLTLIDLPGLTKVPVGDQPADIEEQIKSMIFQFIRRENCLILAVTPANTDLANSDALKLAKEVDPEGVRTIGVITKLDLMDDGTDARDILENKLLPLRRGYIGVVNRSQKDIEGRKDIKNALAAERKFFLSHPSYRHLADRLGTPYLQRVLNQQLTNHIRDTLPALRDRLQKQLLALEKDVEQYKHYRPDDPAIKTKAMLQMIQQLQSDFERTIEGSGSAQINTMELSGGAKINRLFHERFPFEIVKMEFDEKELRREIAFAIRNIHGIRVGLFTPDMAFEAIVKKQINRLKEPSLKCVDLVVQELSNVVRICTDRMSRYPRLREETERIITTHIRQREQMCKEQLVLLVDCELAYMNTNHEDFIGFANAAASSHNASAQQSSENAVKSGRHTLGNQVIRKGYMCIHNLGIMKGGSRDYWFVLTSESISWFKDEEEREKKYMLPLDGLKLRDLEQGFMSRRHLFALFNPEGRNVYKDYKQLELSCETQDDVDSWKASFLRAGVYPEKSTEQTNGEGEGGSEAQSSMDPQLERQVETIRNLVDSYMKIVTKTTRDLVPKTIMHLIINNAKDFINGELLAHLYASGDQTSMMEESPEEAQKREEMLRMYHACKEALRIIGDVSMATVSTPVPPPVKNDWLASGENPRLSPPSPGGPRRGVTQPPPLSSSRAPPPVPTGGRPAPAIPNRPGPGGPPPARATPGLPPPLIPSLLKTRSVYW, from the exons ATGGCAGGGAACACGGGCATGGAACAGTTAATCCCAATCGTGAACAAGCTGCAGGATGCGTTCACACAACTTGGGGTGCACATGCAACTTGATCTACCACAAATCGCGGTGGTAGGTGGTCAGAGCGCTGGAAAAAGTTCCGTTCTCGAGAACTTTGTCGGGAA GGATTTCTTACCCAGAGGATCCGGCATTGTAACCAGAAGACCGCTTATCTTGCAATTGATTAACAGTACAACCG AATATGCCGAATTTCTACATTGTAAAGGTAAAAAGTTTGTGGATTTTGATGAAGTACGGAAGGAAATCGAAGCGGAAACAGATAGACTTACGGGCAGTAAGAAGGGTATTTCCAATATACCTATAAATTTAAGAGTATATTCACCAAATG TTCTGAACCTGACATTGATTGATTTACCTGGTCTTACAAAAGTACCAGTTGGAGATCAGCCAGCAGATATTGAAGAACAAATTAAATCTATGATTTTTCAGTTCATAAGAAGGGAAAATTGTCTCATATTGGCTGTAACTCCAGCAAATACTGATTTAGCGAATAGCGATGCTCTTAAACTTGCTAAAGAAGTAGATCCTGAAG GTGTACGTACAATTGGTGTTATTACAAAATTGGATCTTATGGATGATGGTACCGATGCAAgagatattttggaaaataaactACTCCCCTTAAGGCGAGGTTATATTGGTGTTGTTAATAGAAGTCAGAAAGATATTGAAGGCAGAAAAGATATAAAGAATGCTTTAGCAGCGGAAAGAAAGTTTTTCCTAAG CCATCCATCTTACCGGCATTTAGCAGATAGATTAGGAACACCATACTTGCAACGAGTTTTAAATCAACAGCTGACAAATCATATCAGGGATACTTTACCAGCGTTAAGAGATAGGTTGCAAAAGCAGTTGCTTGCATTGGAAAAGGACGTAGAACAATACAAACATTACAGACCTGATGATCCTGCTATAAAAACAAAGGCTATGTTGCA gATGATACAACAGCTTCAGTCAGATTTTGAAAGGACTATAGAAGGTTCCGGATCTGCGCAAATCAATACAATGGAACTTAGCGGTGGTGCTAAAATTAATAGATTATTCCATGAACGTTTCCCATTTGAAATAGTCAAAATGGAATTTGATGAAAAAGAATTAAGAAGAGAAATTGCATTTGCTATTAGGAACATTCATg GTATCAGGGTAGGACTGTTTACTCCTGACATGGCCTTTGAGGCAATAGTCAAGAAACAAATCAATAGACTCAAAGAACCTAGTCTAAAATGTGTAGACTTAGTTGTACAGGAACTCAGTAATGTTGTACGCATTTGTACAGATAGG ATGTCACGTTATCCTAGATTGAGGGAAGAAACAGAACGAATTATTACCACTCATATTAGGCAGCGTGAGCAGATGTGCAAGGAGCAGTTAGTGCTTTTGGTTGACTGTGAACTTGCTTACATGAATACGAATCATGAAGATTTTATCGGTTTCGCCAA CGCGGCAGCCAGTAGCCATAATGCAAG TGCCCAACAGTCATCGGAAAATGCCGTTAAATCTGGTCGCCATACATTAGGCAATCAAGTAATACGCAAAGGATACATGTGTATTCACAATCTTGGTATAATGAAAGGTGGTTCCAGAGATTATTGGTTTGTCTTAACATCAGAGAGTATTTCTTGGTTCAAGGAtgaagaa GAGCGCGAAAAGAAATATATGCTGCCTTTAGACGGTTTGAAATTGCGTGATTTAGAGCAGGGATTTATGTCTCGGCGTCATTTGTTTGCTTTGTTCAATCCAGAAGGCAGGAatgtttataaggattacaaACAGCTTGAATTGAGTTGTGAAACACAAGATGATGTTGACTCCTGGAAGGCATCATTCCTTAGAGCCGGTGTATATCCCGAAAAATCGACGGAGCAAACAAATGGAGAAGGAGAA GGTGGATCGGAAGCTCAGTCATCTATGGATCCTCAACTGGAGCGTCAAGTGGAAACTATTAGGAATTTAGTAGATTCGTACATGAAGATTGTTACAAAAACTACTCGTGATCTAGTTCCAAAGACTATTATGCATTTGATCATCAATAATGCAAAGGATTTTATTAATGGAGAGTTGTTAGCACACTTGTACGCGAGTGGTGATCag ACTTCAATGATGGAAGAGTCGCCCGAAGAAGCACAAAAACGAGAAGAAATGTTACGCATGTATCATGCGTGCAAAGAAGCACTCCGCATCATTGGGGATGTTTCCATGGCAACGGTTTCTACCCCTGTGCCACCACCAGTGAAAAATGACTGGCTGGCGTCCGGCGAAAACCCAAG